A region from the Sandaracinus amylolyticus genome encodes:
- a CDS encoding serine/threonine-protein kinase, translated as MNAPGAPEWLGPYRLVERLGQGGMAVVYRAERTGDAGFKKKVAIKRMLPQYRRDPSLLERFAAEARTNARLDHPNLVQVLDFGIDPEPYLVLEFVEGVTLGAVMQRLAERNEMLDIAAVAYIGAEAASGLDHAHRKKGDDGTPLGIVHRDVSPQNVLLSNEGTVKVSDFGLVKAADNVLKTQSGVTIGKMSYMAPEQAQGIDVDARADVFALGVTIWEMLTIRSLIPPDDPQVAANLLRSGDFPPPSRFNPEVPPRLEKIVMQCLAIDPAARTPSAQQLAQDLRELLHERAAGYGRQQLARFLQWLFPEQGWELPEPERPPAQPSADERASFVPPTPVALAVARAEADAAAMPIEVAPPISPAAPAPSGSLPIVGGSSASHARVKAPLSALALSAMVGASAVIVLLAIAGVAWLVVRHASQSMPPEPASTAPPLQPLGAGVTIESPTAGVRLFLGPRELGAPPLRLTPEQLTGEPLVALAPRHQPLVIRAERLVELTRTVGRVHTVDLEPSQRPDWMVYVRYDGQGTAHLPEGDELGPVPGVVRVRTRRDLPTPDAIVIFDESGDHATSVSLEGCEADKVCVLYPPSGS; from the coding sequence GTGAACGCGCCGGGCGCGCCCGAATGGCTCGGACCCTATCGCCTCGTCGAGCGATTGGGGCAGGGCGGCATGGCCGTCGTGTACCGCGCCGAGCGGACGGGCGACGCCGGCTTCAAGAAGAAGGTCGCGATCAAGCGGATGCTGCCGCAGTACCGGCGCGATCCGTCGCTGCTCGAGCGCTTCGCCGCGGAGGCGCGCACCAACGCGCGGCTCGATCATCCGAACCTCGTGCAGGTGCTCGACTTCGGGATCGATCCCGAGCCGTATCTCGTCCTCGAGTTCGTCGAGGGTGTGACCCTCGGCGCGGTGATGCAGCGCCTCGCGGAGCGCAACGAGATGCTCGACATCGCCGCGGTCGCGTACATCGGCGCGGAGGCCGCGAGCGGGCTCGATCACGCGCACCGCAAGAAGGGCGACGACGGCACGCCGCTCGGCATCGTGCATCGCGACGTGAGCCCGCAGAACGTGCTGCTCAGCAACGAAGGCACGGTGAAGGTCAGCGACTTCGGGCTCGTGAAGGCCGCCGACAACGTGCTCAAGACGCAGAGCGGCGTGACGATCGGCAAGATGAGCTACATGGCGCCCGAGCAGGCGCAGGGGATCGACGTCGACGCGCGCGCCGACGTGTTCGCGCTGGGCGTGACGATCTGGGAGATGCTCACGATCCGATCGCTGATCCCGCCCGACGATCCGCAGGTCGCGGCGAACCTGCTGCGCAGCGGCGACTTCCCGCCGCCCTCGCGGTTCAACCCCGAGGTCCCGCCGCGGCTCGAGAAGATCGTGATGCAGTGCCTCGCGATCGACCCCGCGGCGCGCACTCCGTCGGCGCAGCAGCTCGCGCAGGATCTCCGCGAGCTCTTGCACGAGCGCGCAGCGGGCTACGGACGACAGCAGCTCGCGCGCTTCCTCCAGTGGCTCTTCCCGGAGCAGGGCTGGGAGCTCCCCGAGCCCGAGCGCCCGCCCGCGCAGCCCTCCGCCGACGAGCGCGCGAGCTTCGTGCCGCCGACGCCGGTCGCGCTCGCGGTCGCGCGCGCCGAGGCCGATGCCGCGGCGATGCCCATCGAGGTCGCGCCTCCGATCTCGCCCGCGGCGCCAGCCCCGAGCGGATCGCTGCCGATCGTCGGCGGGAGCTCCGCGTCGCATGCGCGCGTGAAGGCGCCGCTCTCGGCGCTCGCGTTGTCCGCGATGGTCGGCGCGTCGGCGGTGATCGTGCTGCTCGCGATCGCCGGCGTCGCGTGGCTCGTGGTGCGCCACGCGAGCCAGTCGATGCCGCCCGAGCCCGCGAGCACTGCGCCTCCGCTGCAGCCGCTCGGCGCAGGCGTGACCATCGAGTCGCCCACCGCCGGTGTGCGTCTCTTCCTCGGACCGCGCGAGCTCGGCGCCCCGCCGCTGCGGCTCACCCCCGAGCAGCTGACCGGCGAGCCGCTCGTCGCGCTCGCGCCGCGTCATCAGCCGCTGGTGATCCGCGCGGAGCGATTGGTCGAGCTCACGCGCACGGTCGGTCGTGTCCACACGGTCGACCTCGAGCCCTCGCAGCGTCCCGACTGGATGGTCTACGTGCGCTACGACGGACAGGGCACCGCGCATCTGCCCGAGGGCGACGAGCTCGGCCCGGTGCCCGGCGTGGTGCGAGTGCGGACGCGGCGTGATCTCCCCACGCCGGACGCGATCGTGATCTTCGACGAGAGCGGCGATCACGCGACATCGGTCTCGCTCGAAGGGTGCGAGGCCGACAAGGTCTGCGTGCTCTACCCGCCCTCGGGCTCCTGA
- the tadA gene encoding tRNA adenosine(34) deaminase TadA, with translation MTDSGDALPCSDVDASFMREAIAEARLAEAKGEVPVGCVIVLEGAIVGRGHNLRETMQDPTAHAEMIALRQAASTIGSWRLEHAIAYVTLEPCPMCAGALVNARVARVVYGADDPKAGATTTLYTIGSDPRLNHRFVLVPQVLGGECGALLTDFFGRIRAARRAARAGITPDVPPPPAKPRRDQEPEGG, from the coding sequence ATGACCGACTCCGGCGACGCGCTTCCGTGCTCCGACGTCGACGCCTCGTTCATGCGCGAGGCGATCGCCGAGGCGCGTCTCGCCGAGGCGAAGGGCGAGGTCCCGGTCGGCTGCGTGATCGTGCTCGAAGGCGCGATCGTCGGGCGCGGGCACAACCTGCGCGAGACGATGCAGGACCCGACCGCGCACGCCGAGATGATCGCGCTGCGCCAGGCGGCATCGACGATCGGGAGCTGGCGCCTCGAGCACGCGATCGCGTACGTGACGCTCGAGCCGTGCCCGATGTGCGCCGGCGCGCTCGTGAACGCGCGCGTCGCGCGCGTGGTCTACGGCGCCGACGATCCGAAGGCGGGCGCGACCACGACGCTCTACACGATCGGCAGCGATCCCCGGCTCAACCACCGGTTCGTGCTCGTGCCGCAGGTGCTCGGCGGCGAGTGCGGCGCGCTCCTCACCGACTTCTTCGGCCGCATCCGCGCTGCGCGTCGTGCCGCGCGCGCGGGCATCACGCCTGACGTCCCGCCGCCGCCCGCGAAGCCTCGCCGCGATCAGGAGCCCGAGGGCGGGTAG
- a CDS encoding MYXO-CTERM sorting domain-containing protein — MIRLSIAALIASACALLGVPRAHACSCVETPFEQLAAEADAIFEGRVASIEPAGEMHVRVRLDVVQTWREANAEHVEVRTASQSAACGVHFEVGRSYLVLAERADGEWTASLCGGTRAMEDADDERLSLGSGVIPVDIEDEETASTEQHPQTLPPRGGGCAGCAITSPAGSPIAPAIALVIAMWMRRRRIR; from the coding sequence ATGATTCGACTCTCGATCGCGGCACTGATCGCCTCCGCGTGCGCGCTGCTCGGGGTGCCACGCGCGCATGCGTGCTCGTGCGTGGAGACGCCCTTCGAGCAGCTCGCCGCCGAAGCCGACGCGATCTTCGAAGGACGTGTGGCCTCGATCGAGCCCGCAGGAGAGATGCACGTGCGCGTGCGGCTCGACGTGGTGCAGACCTGGCGCGAGGCGAACGCGGAGCACGTCGAGGTCCGCACCGCGTCGCAGTCCGCGGCGTGTGGTGTCCACTTCGAGGTCGGGCGCTCGTACCTCGTGCTCGCCGAGCGAGCCGATGGCGAGTGGACCGCGTCCCTCTGTGGCGGCACCCGCGCGATGGAGGATGCCGACGACGAGCGTCTCTCACTCGGGTCCGGCGTGATCCCGGTCGACATCGAGGACGAAGAGACCGCGTCCACGGAGCAGCATCCGCAGACGCTCCCGCCGCGCGGGGGCGGGTGCGCGGGGTGCGCGATCACCTCGCCCGCAGGCTCGCCGATCGCCCCGGCAATCGCGCTCGTGATCGCGATGTGGATGCGACGACGACGAATTCGTTGA
- a CDS encoding NAD-dependent epimerase/dehydratase family protein — MSAPTSACYDGAVKVVLTGATGFIGGAIARRLLDRGDELTVLARDPSAAASLAQRGANVATGSLLDPNAIARAARGADVLVHAAGIPSPRASARALRWTLVAGTENVLSAARHAGLERVVTISSADVTLANVDRVHWDEKRDLAQLPIGERARALRLAEEIALSTSDAELAVTALRPGWVWGPGDLSTLPELVREARSGGIRMFGDGRNLVATTYVDTLADAVIAAARAPGAPGQAYYVGDPEFLELREFLQQLSRTLTLPAPRPGPPFALVYPLAVLRAGRGGATLPEEILRRARSTLFDVQKAIAELDFRATISVDEGMKRLSSWVNEVGGLDAVLAKARPLPDEATLEREASAAGA, encoded by the coding sequence TTGTCCGCGCCGACCTCGGCCTGCTACGACGGCGCGGTGAAGGTCGTCCTCACCGGGGCCACCGGGTTCATCGGCGGCGCGATCGCGCGCCGGCTCCTCGATCGCGGTGACGAGCTGACCGTCCTCGCGCGCGATCCATCGGCGGCGGCGTCGCTCGCGCAGCGCGGCGCGAACGTCGCGACGGGCTCGCTCCTCGATCCCAACGCGATCGCGCGGGCGGCGCGCGGCGCGGACGTGCTGGTGCACGCGGCGGGCATCCCTTCGCCGCGGGCCTCGGCGCGTGCGCTGCGATGGACGCTGGTGGCGGGCACCGAGAACGTGCTGTCGGCGGCGCGACACGCCGGTCTCGAGCGAGTGGTCACCATCTCGAGCGCCGACGTGACGCTCGCGAACGTCGATCGCGTGCACTGGGACGAGAAGCGCGATCTCGCGCAGCTGCCGATCGGCGAGCGCGCGCGCGCGCTCCGTCTCGCGGAGGAGATCGCGCTGAGCACGAGCGACGCCGAGCTCGCGGTGACCGCGTTGCGTCCCGGCTGGGTGTGGGGCCCGGGTGATCTCTCGACGCTGCCCGAGCTGGTGCGCGAAGCACGAAGCGGTGGGATCCGCATGTTCGGTGACGGCCGCAACCTGGTCGCGACGACGTACGTCGACACGCTCGCCGACGCGGTGATCGCCGCAGCGCGCGCGCCCGGAGCGCCGGGCCAGGCGTACTACGTCGGCGACCCGGAATTCCTGGAGCTCCGCGAGTTCCTCCAGCAGCTCTCGCGCACGCTCACGCTGCCGGCGCCGCGCCCGGGGCCGCCGTTCGCGCTCGTGTACCCGCTCGCGGTGCTGCGCGCGGGACGCGGCGGCGCGACGCTGCCCGAGGAGATCCTCCGCCGCGCGCGCAGCACGCTGTTCGACGTGCAGAAGGCGATCGCGGAGCTCGACTTCCGCGCGACGATCTCGGTGGACGAGGGTATGAAGCGCCTGTCGTCGTGGGTGAACGAGGTCGGCGGGCTCGACGCTGTGCTCGCGAAGGCGCGCCCGCTGCCCGACGAGGCGACGCTCGAGCGCGAGGCGAGCGCCGCCGGCGCGTGA